From one Phocoena sinus isolate mPhoSin1 chromosome 6, mPhoSin1.pri, whole genome shotgun sequence genomic stretch:
- the PLPP6 gene encoding phospholipid phosphatase 6 gives MPSPRRNAEGRPLAACAPSSSGSPAHGGGGGGRFEFQSLLSSRAPGADPTCARLRASESPVHRRGSFALAGAGSSPALPSPLPEEDRMDLNPSFLGIALRSLLAIDLWLSKKLGVCAGESSSWGSVRPLMKLLEISGHGIPWLLGTLYCLSRSDSWAGREVLMNLLFSLLLDLLLVALIKGLVRRRRPAHNQMDMFFTLSVDKYSFPSGHATRAALVSRFILNHLVLAIPLRVLVVLWAFILGLSRVMLGRHNVTDVAFGFFLGYMQYSIVDYCWLSPHNAPVLFVLWNQP, from the coding sequence ATGCCGAGCCCCCGGAGGAACGCCGAGGGACGCCCGCTGGCCGCCTGCGCCCCGAGCAGCAGCGGCAGCCCGGCccatggcggcggcggcggcggcaggttCGAGTTCCAGTCCCTGCTCAGCAGCCGCGCGCCGGGCGCCGACCCCACCTGCGCCCGGCTCCGCGCATCCGAGAGCCCAGTGCACCGCCGCGGCTCGTTCGCCCTGGCCGGGGCGGGCTCCTCGCCGGCGCTCCCGTCCCCGCTGCCCGAGGAGGACCGCATGGACCTGAACCCGTCCTTCCTGGGCATCGCCCTGCGCTCCCTGCTGGCCATCGACCTGTGGCTGTCTAAGAAGCTGGGGGTGTGTGCGGGGGAGAGCTCATCCTGGGGCAGCGTGCGGCCCCTTATGAAATTGCTGGAGATCTCGGGACACGGCATCCCCTGGCTGCTGGGCACCCTCTACTGCCTGTCCAGGAGCGACAGCTGGGCCGGGCGAGAGGTGCTGATGAACCTACTCTTCTCCCTGCTGTTGGACCTGCTGCTGGTGGCCCTGATCAAGGGGCTGGTCCGCAGGCGCCGCCCGGCCCACAACCAGATGGACATGTTTTTCACCCTTTCGGTGGACAAGTACTCCTTCCCTTCGGGCCATGCCACCAGGGCCGCCCTAGTCTCACGGTTCATCCTGAACCACCTAGTGCTGGCCATTCCACTGAGGGTGCTCGTGGTACTGTGGGCCTTCATCTTGGGCCTCTCCAGGGTCATGCTGGGGCGGCACAATGTCACCGACGTGGCTTTTGGCTTTTTTCTGGGCTACATGCAGTACAGCATCGTGGACTATTGCTGGCTTTCACCGCACAATGCTCCAGTCCTCTTTGTACTGTGGAACCAACCATGA